gcaccataataTACCTTAGGTCTTAGGTGCATCACTACCAACAAGCATAATATTAGACTCGGCCAAAATCACATGCAACcgtaattaaaaaattaaaataaaattaaattgtccCATCTTGCCCCACACCTAGGGAAGGACGGGACACCCATCCCGTCCTGCCCCATTATTACCAAACTCGATTTGAGCATTAACTATGCAGGTGTTTTGTAAGGTTTGGAATTCTATAACCACCACTGAAGCACAGTATGCTGATAATGAAGCCATTTTCTATGGTTTGTGTGCTTAATACTcagaaatatttcatattatCTGACTCTAATTTATGCCTGCCACTGAAGCATTGCgtacaaacaataaacaagtAATCAATTGTAATAACGAATATATACAGCACTGACAATATCTTATCATATCAAAAAACGATTTGTCTCTATATGCAGCACACATAGGCGAATAACATTAACCAACAATGAGGCAGAATGATAGCCTACTTTTTTGCGCAAAAGTCACACACAAAATTGCCATGTCCAGGATAAGCAGAGCAGTTTTCATGACACCACTTTTTGCACAAAGAACACTGGATCCAGTCTTCTTTCGGTGGATGTGTATACAATTCGCTGCAAATCAGACATTCATAGCTTCCGGAAAATTGCAATTGCTTCTTGTTCCTTTTATGGATAGGTTTGCTTGAGGAAGGAGCTTTGCTCtttgaaagtaaaattttcttgaaaagtgAACTGGTCAGCACCTGCGACTTCATGGCTTTGCTCTTCCGGGTGGTCAGTTTCACATGAGGGAGTGGAGAGATGTCCATCACATGCACCCTGATGGAAGGGCTATCAGTCAGCTGCACGCGTAATTacaaacattattttaaaCCTTAAGCCGTATCCGGGCAAAATAATAACTGCGTTTCTGCGGCTTGCCGCAAAGCATCACAGGTAGAGGTGGTGCACAGCACAGCGAAAACAAGACTTCCTTTATTTGTGCAATATCGGCGTAAGCTGCGGTTACCGGTTCTCTGGTTACTCATTCAATATcggtaaatatatttttataagaatACTTACATAAAGAagaaattatatatgtaaccAGCAAAAAGTACGTTTTCAAATTGAGTGCAGTATTTTTCAGTCGCCAGTAACTTCCAATTTTAGATGACCTGCTATGGGCAGAAACCATTTGTAAATGTCGGACTATTCGAGTATATGCAAAAGTTCGAGAAAAAGGCAACTTTTGCATTAACTGGTATCTCGCGCTTAGCATTAGTAACACTGTTAAGACTATGCTGTACGTGTTTCGGGTGTACTATAGTTAACTTGTTACCAGTTTTGCACCCGTGAATGTAATTCATGATAGAGCAACTATTTGATTGATGACATGACGCTACAAAGGTTGGTTAGAAACTGTTGATTATTCAAATGATTAATTAGAATAAGAAATGAATAGAGCACCAGTAAGGTTATGGGACAAACTACAGATAAACAGGGCTTTTTAAAAACGAAAGCTTGATTGTGTTATTTAGTTGTCTCACTATATTTAAATCAATCACTTTGTGTTGCCTTATACCAAGAAATTTTAATAtactttaaatataatttaaattttaatataatatataatataaattttaattttaataatataatcatATACGAAGAATGTTTTGAATGTTGCAGCTTAGGTTATTGTAATGTTTTAGAGAAAACTTCTTCTGTATACTGCTAGCATATTTTGAAGAAAAGCCACCAATTAATCGACAAACATCTTGAAATTGTAATTATCATGGCCTTGATGTTGCCACGTACAATAACCTGCGTACTACTCGTGGTGGTGCAAACAATGCTGGCCACCGCTAATCTCTCGGCGAGATTACAGGATGCAAGCAACGACTTCGAATTTCACGGATATCTCGAGGTGTCCATCGAACTACTGCTTCCAGGAGACAATTCCCGTGTCCCAAGTGACAAATTGCTTGCTTTCGATCCAAGTAATGTCACGTTAGGCACTGTGCCGCAAATAATATTGTGCTTAACCGCGGCAGATTCTGTTGAAAAAACAGCTCTGGATCATCATGATTGCCTATCGGCTAATGTTAAAAGCAATCAAGTAAGCAAACCACTTATTTCAATTTTGGTAAACAACGCAAAGATTTTGTATAAATTCCTGGTTTagttgattttaataaaatggcATATAACAGTTTAGAACCTTTTTTATGAATTGTTACACAGGTAAAAAAACTTGTACTTCgaaaataaacacataaaTAAATCAACCCTTCATGAACTTTTAAAGCATCGTGTTTTAGCAACTAAAGTCCGTTGCCGCTTGATTAATTGTCATTTTGTCGTGATTGTTTCTTCAAGGTTGTCCAAAGCAGTCAAAATGTGCAGGAAATGACGCCACAACTATTCGAAGTACTGCATTTTCCGTTACGCTCGGATAACGTAAGTTCCTGATAAATCTTATCTAATGAAAATACAGCAAAAGTACACGAATACGCTTTTCCCTATTCATGTTGCATCTTTTCACGGTGATGCAGTTTTcaatgacaataaaaattatcatGCATGCGCATTAGGAATAAATTATTCGACTATTATGCGAATGTTCTTGTTGATGCAGTCGTTAATCGTAACAGCCAATAGCAGGTCTTTTTCTCCAAAGCAACAATTACTTAATAGACCTTATGACTGCGATAAAGATAAAGTATTTTGGtttgtgttatattttatttaattaagaTACTGTTGTAATCACAGCCCACGCTAAGTCACTTTAgtaaatagttgctataattaTTACTTTTCGTATTTTTCGTTAACTGTTttctatgaaataaaatatgactataaaatgattgatatcTTGATTTAGacaatttcaaagaaattttaacCGTCTTGGCAAGCGATGCAATGTTTAATGTTAGcatttataggtcaaaattttagcTGGAGGTTAAGTTTTAAATGTGTATAAGAAACAGCTTTTACAACCCTTTGTATTAGATACAAAACATATAGGATCCAGCccaaatacagtatataaaataagacaaattttgacttcaaATGTTCGTTTTGAGTGTAAACGATAAAGGCAAAATtatgaataaacaacaattgaTTCCAATAACCTCGTTATATATTCACTGATAGCAATTCAACTGtgtttttccatttttagCGTGACACTCAGTTGGTGGCAATTACTACTTTGCAATTTGAAGACTTTAAAGTCAATGAGGTTGATTATTGGGCAGTTTTACCTTTAATGTTTCCAAATGATGGTGCGTTACACAGAGTGGAACTGGTGTCTAATGGAGGTGGGCGTTTTTGCATTAAacactgaaatattttgtttataggATATTCAGTTCTCATAACCCTACATGTTCTTGCAAAGATCACTTTTGCCGGATTTTAAATGTTCTGAATTTTGAAAGGTATGAAAGGGTGTCGACTCTTTGCCACTCTTACCCTTTCCTGCGCCCCTAATCAATACGGACCCCGATGTGCGGTCACCTGTTTACCCCCATCAAGGCAACATCAATGCAATCCCTTTACTGGTGACTTGGAATGCAAAGGGACATGGACAGGGCCAAACTGTGATAAAAACGGTACACTTGCCTAAACTCAATGTCTGTTTGTACACTCTTTGTATGCTTTTGCTTGACAGAATTACAGACCAGCACATGATACTGTATAGTATTTAAGAACTAAgtgatttttatgaaatgtatttttaaaaaggttGGTTCTTAATTGcgaattaaattttaaaattaccggtattaaatatatttgaatTGTTTGAAGCCTGCCAAATAATATCGGCGTGAGCATCGCTGACAAGACCTTGTGTTCCCTTGAGAGTTAGTTTTATGACTTGCACAATGATTATATTTTGGCAGTAAATTGAATAAAGCGTTCTTACATTTGTTTTAACTGTCGTaaaattgcaaatgaaatTAATACGTCGAAAAACATCCTCACATAAGCAACATAAAGCTGATAAGCTGTTTCGGAATAACCTACATTCGAATTAAAGTGaattgttgttttcaattaaTACTGATTGACTGCTTTGCTTAACAGCAACAACTTATTCAATTGTTAACGGTTTAAGCCTGCTTCGAGCATAAATAAATAACGGTACAGTCaccaaaatatttgatttgtaACCAGATAAACCGTATATCTGCATAGCTATACCATGTCTTATATACTCACTACAACGGCCATCATTCAGTTTTGATGCCGATTGTTtcggaaaaaaacttttgtcatAAGTAACAATCGTGTTGTCGCTGTTAGTTTCTCCCGTTCGAAAGCAATGTGCGTTTAGGAAAGGTGAGcacaacattttctttttgttccgTAGATAAACAAGTTTTGCTGCCGCTTTTTAAATTGACCGCTCCGTAATCCTGGCTGTTGTTTTCGTAAATAATCTAAAAGCGAAAGCAAAGGAACTTTTCGATCGTTCTTTCTTTCTTTACAAATATTATTACATTTATGTTAACCATAAACAGACGAACTCTTTTCGTACCAGAGACCTGTTGGTTACAATTTTGTTCGAGAAGAATTTTGGGCCTTGTTGTAGACCAgaggtgtcaaactcaattgCTACAGAGGCCAAAACTCGAAGCTTATTTAACGctgcgggccgtaaggataaaacttgattgaacgtttcctGACACGAgtgcatgtattgcaacaggcagcgaaacaacaccaattTTTTGATGTgtttgactgggctatttttaatcattcttctcttacatcattatgtttcattcatttccttgcaaaaacatttaagaattaacaaacaataaagaaaaaagcagcccagattacaagcgttagaatatatcgatttattctatcatATGATGGGGtaactgctgtgctgctgtattgtgcgatttgttataatctggtttcttgcttgaaaaaagtaagttatactatacaatgatctcgcgggccagaaatagttcaatgtatgaaTTAACATTGCCAGGAGCTTGACACGTATATTGTAGACACTCGTAATTCGTAACTcgtttgttacaatttttttcgAAAAGAGTTTTGGGCCTTGTTGTGGACCCTCGTAATTCCAAATTATGCCAACGCTATTTAGGCGACATGCAGTCTCATCTTTTGTCATGGTAAAATCAAAGTGACATTTTAATCTCTTATTTACGTAATAAGACGCCGTAAAGATCACCAGGAGATACGCTTTCAGCTTTTTAGCACCAGAGATTTTGAAGGGAACTTGACAATTAAACTTGTCGTTAGGATTAATGCTTTCACGGGGCGATTCGGCACCCACTACAATAGGCTTAGGGTCTGAAGACTGGTGACAAACAATGATATTAAAAATAACGCTGCAATTCCGGAAAATTTTGTGTCCGCTACTCAAAATTACAAGCATATTATGCCCTTTATCAAGCACACCCTAAAGTTGTCTGTTTTAGGTTTTCCCTTAGTTTATTTATCGTTATTAGCTGTCGAGAAACCCATGCTACAGTATATAACATGGCTTTGTATCACACAGTCAAGTACTCTATTCATAAATGATCTGTAAGAGTACGGCTATACTGTACTGATTAAAATCTTTGAAAGTTGCTTGTGAACTAAAAATTACCTCCGCTATGGCCAGGTTGTTTAGCAGCGAGCACGCAAAGATATCGGGCTCGCTG
The Clavelina lepadiformis chromosome 4, kaClaLepa1.1, whole genome shotgun sequence DNA segment above includes these coding regions:
- the LOC143452524 gene encoding uncharacterized protein LOC143452524; the protein is MALMLPRTITCVLLVVVQTMLATANLSARLQDASNDFEFHGYLEVSIELLLPGDNSRVPSDKLLAFDPSNVTLGTVPQIILCLTAADSVEKTALDHHDCLSANVKSNQVVQSSQNVQEMTPQLFEVLHFPLRSDNRDTQLVAITTLQFEDFKVNEVDYWAVLPLMFPNDGALHRVELVSNGGMKGCRLFATLTLSCAPNQYGPRCAVTCLPPSRQHQCNPFTGDLECKGTWTGPNCDKNVFLVQEEAAEFIKLKSKRAYSWLRHEELFPGNIEQECEEEICSYEEAREAFENDALTQAYWRRYTDTNKFQVKLMHLDTYGTL